The proteins below are encoded in one region of Actinomycetes bacterium:
- a CDS encoding bacterial proteasome activator family protein: MAIESSGNLQDGDEERSITDLVDQPAKVMRIGSMIKQLLEEVRASSLDEASRVRLKEIHTRSIRELEEGLAPELVQELERISLPFTDDAVPSEAELRVAQAQLVGWLEGLFHGIQTALFAQQMQARAQFEEMRRRALPGGLSMPGGPGGPGMPGASDETGPRNTGQYL; the protein is encoded by the coding sequence GACGAGGAGCGGTCGATCACCGACCTGGTGGACCAGCCGGCCAAGGTGATGCGGATCGGCAGCATGATCAAGCAGCTGCTCGAGGAGGTCCGGGCCTCGTCCCTCGACGAGGCCTCCCGGGTCCGGCTCAAGGAGATCCACACCCGCTCGATCCGTGAGCTCGAGGAGGGCCTGGCGCCCGAGCTGGTGCAGGAGCTGGAGCGGATCTCGCTGCCGTTCACCGACGACGCGGTCCCCAGCGAGGCCGAGCTGCGGGTGGCCCAGGCCCAGCTGGTCGGCTGGCTCGAGGGACTCTTCCACGGCATCCAGACCGCGTTGTTCGCCCAGCAGATGCAGGCCCGCGCGCAGTTCGAGGAGATGCGTCGCCGCGCGCTGCCGGGCGGTCTCTCGATGCCCGGCGGGCCGGGCGGCCCGGGGATGCCGGGCGCCTCCGACGAGACCGGCCCCCGCAACACCGGCCAGTACCTGTAG
- a CDS encoding HAD family hydrolase yields MIAPRLVATDLDGTVVDPRGEISDRTVAVLKALEERGVPVVFVTGRPPRWMAEVAVRTGHTGLAVCANGAIVYDLHREEVVETSPIAVDVGLDVTRRLRAALPDVAFAVETDAGFAHEETYVARWDVGQASAVDVIETIYDRPAVKLLARHEDMDPDSLLAAAREVAGDLVELTHSSSTGLLEISAAGVSKASALARLAGRRGIEAADVVAFGDMPNDLPMLAWAGTAYGVRTGHPDVLAAVERLVDGPEDDGVARELERLFGLA; encoded by the coding sequence GTGATCGCGCCCCGGCTGGTCGCCACCGACCTCGACGGCACGGTCGTCGACCCGCGGGGGGAGATCTCCGACCGCACGGTCGCCGTGCTCAAGGCGCTCGAGGAGCGCGGCGTGCCCGTCGTGTTCGTCACCGGGCGTCCGCCGAGGTGGATGGCGGAGGTCGCGGTGCGCACCGGTCACACCGGGCTCGCCGTGTGCGCGAACGGCGCCATCGTCTACGACCTGCACCGCGAGGAGGTCGTCGAGACGTCGCCGATCGCGGTCGACGTCGGGCTGGACGTCACGCGCCGGCTGCGGGCGGCGCTGCCGGACGTGGCCTTCGCGGTCGAGACCGATGCCGGGTTCGCGCACGAGGAGACGTACGTCGCCCGGTGGGACGTCGGGCAGGCCAGCGCGGTCGACGTCATCGAGACCATCTACGACCGGCCCGCGGTCAAGCTGCTGGCCCGCCACGAGGACATGGACCCGGACTCCCTGCTGGCGGCGGCCCGCGAGGTCGCTGGGGACCTGGTCGAGCTGACCCACTCGTCCTCGACCGGCTTGCTCGAGATCTCCGCGGCGGGGGTGTCGAAGGCCTCGGCCCTGGCCCGGCTGGCCGGGCGTCGCGGGATCGAGGCGGCCGACGTGGTCGCGTTCGGCGACATGCCCAACGACCTGCCGATGCTCGCCTGGGCGGGGACTGCGTACGGCGTCCGGACCGGACACCCGGACGTGCTCGCCGCGGTCGAGCGGCTGGTCGACGGTCCCGAGGACGACGGCGTCGCCCGCGAGCTCGAGCGCCTCTTCGGCCTCGCCTGA